The DNA segment CTGACTACCAGCCTAGTTTTCGGTTGGCTGTGGCTTCCTGAATAATTGAGCAGGGCGGTGCGCGTGCGCGCACCGCCCCTCCTTTGCGCCGTGGCGCCGTTACTTGACGCCGATGACGTCGGGATTGCCGTCGGGGTCGCCCTTGACCGCGCCGCCATTGCGAATCGAACCCTGCAGCAACAGGCCGGCAAGGTGCGGGGTCGCCATCGAAGTCCCGCTGATGGTGTTGTACCCACCGCCCGTCCATGTCGATTTGATCGACACGCCCGGCTCCGCATAGTCCACCGGAGGGTTGCCGTAGTTGGAGAAGCTCGCCCAATTGTCGCCGTTGGAGAAGGCCGAGACGGTGTAGACGTTGGGACCGTTCGCGCGACCCGGCGAATGGTTGTTGGCATTGTCGCTTTCATTGCCCGCGGCAAGCGCAAAGCGGACACCGCCCGCCGCCGCGCTGACGACGGCATTGTCGAGCGCGGTGCTGACGCCGCCGCCGAGGCTCATGTTGGCGACATCGCCGGGGCGGCCATATTGCGCGACATAGTCGACGCCGGCGATCACGCCGGAGGTCGAACCGCTGCCGCGGCGATCGAGCACGCGAACCGCGACCACCGGGGCGCCTGGCGCAACGCCGATCACGCCGATCGTATTGTCCCGCGCCGCGATGGTGCCGGCTACATGCGTGCCATGACCGTTCTGGTCATCTGGGTTCGTCGATCCGCCAAGGAAGCTGCGGCTTCGGGCGACGTCGACATTGAGATCGGGATGATCAAGGTCGATGCCGCTGTCGATCACCCAGGCCGTGGCGAAGTTGCCGCCGGCGCCGCCGCCGACACGCGCGATTCCCCAAGGCGTTTCCTGCGCCGGCTGTGCGCCGCCGCCGGGCTTGCCCATGCCCTTCATCTGGCCGGCCGTTACGACCTGGTCCTGTTCGCAATAGGCAATATTGGCATTCTTCGCCTTCATGTTGGCGATGCCCTGCTCGGAAGCATGCACCGCGAAGCCGCGCAGCGCGACGCTGTACACATGTTTGAGTTGCGCCTGTTCGGCCTGGACCGACCGCCGGGCTTCGGCTTCGGCGCTGCCGCGCGACACATTCTTGTTGAACACGCAAATATAGCTGCCCGGGATCTTGTCCCCGGCTTTTTGCGCCTGGGCCGGAACGGCCAAGGCAACGAGCGGCAGAGCCGCGATCAGTGACATGAC comes from the Sphingomonas xanthus genome and includes:
- a CDS encoding S8 family serine peptidase yields the protein MKLRVMSLIAALPLVALAVPAQAQKAGDKIPGSYICVFNKNVSRGSAEAEARRSVQAEQAQLKHVYSVALRGFAVHASEQGIANMKAKNANIAYCEQDQVVTAGQMKGMGKPGGGAQPAQETPWGIARVGGGAGGNFATAWVIDSGIDLDHPDLNVDVARSRSFLGGSTNPDDQNGHGTHVAGTIAARDNTIGVIGVAPGAPVVAVRVLDRRGSGSTSGVIAGVDYVAQYGRPGDVANMSLGGGVSTALDNAVVSAAAGGVRFALAAGNESDNANNHSPGRANGPNVYTVSAFSNGDNWASFSNYGNPPVDYAEPGVSIKSTWTGGGYNTISGTSMATPHLAGLLLQGSIRNGGAVKGDPDGNPDVIGVK